A window from Zingiber officinale cultivar Zhangliang unplaced genomic scaffold, Zo_v1.1 ctg192, whole genome shotgun sequence encodes these proteins:
- the LOC122036684 gene encoding pentatricopeptide repeat-containing protein At5g15010, mitochondrial-like — protein sequence MIHLFVPLLPSSLDRCRPAALPSYVVVVMLRRIVLILRRPIIVSVSAPPHRFLRPRFHILRTLSSSSSFSDIDAGDSDKHDDDDDDHGGKIDSQLLRDIDSVLASIRGFGAADSSRAEAAKLRLQQCGVAPSSELVNSVLSHLRNDWACAFNFFLWAAEQPGYSHSARDYHSMISILGKMRHFDTAWSLVHQMRNAGLVTPATLLILIKRYSAVHDVAGAINAFHTLRRFGITPGPYDFQGLLAALCRYKNVPDAEHLLLCNHKTFPFDTKSFNIVLNGWCSIVVSVREAKRFWRLMRNSEIEKDVVSYASMISCYSKVGNLDAVLKLFNQLKEMGTKPDLKIYNAVIHALAKGKCFNGAMRLLKAMEESGTSPNAATFNSLIRPLCKLHRVEDARKLFDEMLNRGLSPCVRTYHPFLDAAKNVDDVFQLLARMRESNCGRAIETYIMLIRKLSRWRQHESVFKVWNEMQQDGFTPDRSAYIVLIHGMFLNGKLEEAATYYEEMKAKGFLPEPKTEQMLQAWYLGKEFSQKSVMEEELDCREIAPETSTKHSRARNKGLSKDAEMRKITRERGFSLYE from the coding sequence ATGATTCATTTGTTTGTCCCCTTACTTCCATCCTCCCTCGATCGTTGTCGGCCGGCGGCGCTTCCATCCTACGTCGTCGTCGTCATGTTGAGAAGAATTGTTTTGATTTTGCGACGCCCAATCATCGTATCAGTCTCCGCACCGCCGCATCGATTCCTGAGGCCCAGGTTCCACATCCTCAGAactctctcctcctcctcctctttctcCGACATTGATGCCGGTGATTCTGACAAacacgacgacgacgacgacgaccatGGCGGCAAGATTGATTCCCAACTTCTCCGGGACATCGACTCCGTCCTCGCTTCTATCCGCGGATTCGGCGCCGCTGACAGCAGCAGGGCGGAGGCCGCCAAGCTCAGGCTGCAGCAGTGCGGTGTCGCCCCCTCGTCGGAGCTGGTTAACAGTGTCCTCTCCCACCTCCGCAACGACTGGGCCTGCGCCTTCAACTTCTTCCTATGGGCCGCTGAGCAGCCGGGCTACTCCCACTCCGCCCGCGACTACCACTCCATGATCTCCATCCTCGGCAAGATGCGGCACTTCGACACCGCCTGGTCCCTCGTCCACCAGATGCGCAACGCCGGCCTCGTCACTCCAGCCACGCTCTTGATCCTCATCAAGAGATACTCCGCCGTCCACGACGTTGCCGGCGCGATCAACGCCTTTCACACGCTCAGACGCTTCGGCATCACGCCCGGGCCCTATGATTTCCAAGGCCTTCTCGCCGCGCTCTGCCGATACAAGAACGTCCCGGACGCCGAACACCTGCTTCTGTGCAACCATAAGACGTTCCCATTCGACACCAAGAGCTTCAACATCGTCCTCAACGGCTGGTGCAGCATCGTGGTCAGCGTCCGGGAGGCCAAGAGATTCTGGAGGCTGATGCGCAACAGTGAGATCGAGAAGGACGTTGTCTCCTACGCAAGTATGATCTCCTGCTACTCCAAAGTTGGCAATCTCGATGCCGTTCTCAAGCTCTTCAATCAGCTGAAGGAAATGGGCACCAAGCCCGACCTCAAGATCTACAACGCGGTTATTCACGCCCTAGCGAAGGGGAAGTGCTTCAATGGGGCCATGCGACTGCTGAAGGCGATGGAGGAGAGCGGTACCAGTCCAAATGCTGCCACTTTCAACTCCCTCATCCGCCCACTCTGCAAACTACACCGTGTGGAGGATGCAAGGAAGCTGTTCGACGAAATGCTTAACAGAGGCCTTTCGCCTTGCGTACGCACCTACCACCCGTTTCTTGATGCGGCCAAGAACGTCGACGATGTGTTCCAGCTGTTGGCCAGAATGCGAGAATCCAATTGCGGCCGGGCAATCGAAACATACATTATGCTGATAAGAAAATTGTCGAGATGGAGGCAGCACGAAAGTGTCTTCAAGGTATGGAATGAGATGCAGCAGGATGGCTTCACCCCTGACAGAAGTGCCTACATTGTCCTGATCCACGGTATGTTTTTGAATGGCAAGTTAGAGGAGGCTGCCACTTACTACGAAGAAATGAAAGCCAAAGGTTTTCTTCCAGAGCCAAAGACCGAGCAGATGCTTCAGGCTTGGTATTTGGGCAAGGAGTTCAGTCAAAAATCAGTTATGGAAGAGGAATTGGATTGCAGGGAAATTGCTCCTGAAACTTCAACAAAGCATAGCCGTGCAAGGAACAAAGGATTATCAAAAGATGCTGAAATGAGAAAAATTACAAGGGAACGGGGTTTCTCGCTCTACGAGTGA
- the LOC122036685 gene encoding thylakoid lumenal 17.9 kDa protein, chloroplastic-like — MGISQRTLMRIPPFPSCRPQSPAPCFIDVQGIILSSLAPLAIAVTLSSPLPSMGVPYPNPRAPPFPPSTPYAQSQKLQLGLQNGKIRPCPSTNPGCVSTNPNSSSFVFPWMLPEDYSANVIQSLKDAILKTQRNVEFKVDEETPEGRYLLAEVDGGFGRDVMEFLIKTNIVAFRAMATKVTYIYPFTTAIGDSRGQIERINRIREELGWYAPNFEAMDESD; from the exons ATGGGGATTTCACAAAGGACGCTCATGCGCATCCCCCCATTCCCCTCCTGCAGACCTCAATCTCCAGCTCCTTGCTTTATAGATGTCCAAGGTATTATTCTATCTTCCTTGGCTCCTCTCGCCATTGCCGTCACCCTGAGCTCTCCCTTGCCCTCCATGGGGGTCCCTTATCCCAACCCTCGGGCTCCCCCCTTCCCACCTTCAACTCCCTACGCGCAGTCCCAGAAGTTGCAGCTGGGATTGCAGAATGG AAAAATTAGACCTTGTCCGTCCACGAACCCCGGTTGCGTGTCAACAAACCCAAATTCTTCATCGTTTGTCTTTCCATGGATGCTTCCTGAAGATTATTCCGCAAATGTCATTCAG AGCTTGAAAGATGCAATACTAAAAACCCAAAGAAATGTGGAGTTCAAGGTAGATGAAGAAACTCCTGAAG GCCGATATTTACTTGCAGAGGTTGATGGAGGATTTGGGCGCGATGTAATGGAGTTCTTGATCAAAACAAACATTGTTGCTTTTAGAGCTATGGCAACAAAAGTTACATACATATACCCATTTACAACAGCTATAGGGGATTCTAGAGGACAAATTGAAAGGATTAACAGGATAAGGGAAGAATTGGGTTGGTATGCGCCTAACTTTGAAGCAATGGATGAATCCGATTGA